A region of Thermobifida halotolerans DNA encodes the following proteins:
- the pyrF gene encoding orotidine-5'-phosphate decarboxylase produces MAAPIAVAIDAPEIETAARWASAVAPHVSTLKVGLELYLRYGPEIVATIRGANKVELFLDLKLHDIPATVAGAARAVARLRPRFLTVHATGGSDMIRAAVEAAPDTRIAAVTVLTSLDEAALEAVGVRGPASDAVRRLAVLAVDAGARALVCSPQEVASLRAEVGPDITLITPGVRPAGAERGDQARVATPEEALAAGADLLVIGRPITRAPDPGAAAAAIGAALRRARATAS; encoded by the coding sequence GTGGCCGCACCCATCGCCGTCGCGATCGACGCACCGGAAATCGAGACCGCCGCCCGCTGGGCGTCCGCGGTCGCCCCCCACGTCAGCACGCTCAAGGTGGGGCTGGAACTGTACCTGCGCTACGGCCCCGAGATCGTCGCGACCATCCGGGGCGCCAACAAGGTGGAGCTCTTCCTCGACCTGAAACTGCACGACATCCCCGCGACGGTCGCGGGCGCCGCCCGTGCCGTGGCGCGTCTCAGGCCGCGCTTTCTGACCGTGCACGCCACGGGCGGGTCCGACATGATCCGCGCGGCGGTGGAGGCGGCGCCCGACACGCGGATCGCGGCCGTGACGGTTCTGACGTCGCTCGACGAGGCGGCTCTGGAGGCCGTGGGCGTGCGCGGTCCCGCCTCGGACGCCGTGCGCCGTCTCGCGGTGCTCGCCGTCGACGCGGGAGCGCGGGCGCTGGTGTGCTCCCCCCAGGAGGTGGCCTCGCTGCGGGCGGAGGTCGGGCCGGACATCACGTTGATCACACCGGGGGTGCGTCCGGCGGGCGCGGAGCGGGGCGACCAGGCTCGGGTGGCCACCCCGGAGGAGGCACTGGCCGCGGGGGCGGATCTGCTGGTGATCGGCCGTCCCATCACCCGTGCCCCCGACCCGGGGGCCGCTGCCGCGGCGATCGGGGCCGCGCTCCGGCGGGCCCGGGCCACGGCTTCCTGA
- the mihF gene encoding integration host factor, actinobacterial type: MALPPLTPEQRAAALEKAAKARKERAEVKHRLKHGGISLTEVLKLGQTDEVIGKMKVSALLESLPGVGKVRAKQIMERLNIAESRRVRGLGANQRAALESEFGGQ, translated from the coding sequence GTGGCCCTTCCTCCCCTCACTCCTGAACAGCGCGCCGCGGCTCTTGAGAAGGCCGCGAAGGCCAGAAAAGAGCGCGCGGAGGTCAAGCACCGCCTCAAGCACGGCGGCATCTCGCTGACCGAGGTCCTCAAGCTCGGCCAGACCGACGAGGTCATCGGCAAGATGAAGGTCTCCGCCCTGCTTGAGTCGCTTCCCGGCGTCGGCAAGGTCCGGGCCAAGCAGATCATGGAGCGGCTCAACATCGCCGAGTCGCGGCGTGTCCGCGGCTTGGGCGCCAACCAGCGCGCCGCGCTGGAGAGCGAGTTCGGCGGCCAGTAG